The sequence CGGGCGTGCCGCTCGGCCTGCTGCTCGCGAACCTCGTGTTCCTCTGGTCGACGACGTTCGACAACGAGCTCGCCTGGCGTCTGCCGTTCCTCTTCTCGGCCGTGCTCATCATCGCTGGCCTGATCATCCGATCGAAGGTCTCCGAGAGCCCCGAGTTCGAAGACACGAAGACCGCCGGCCTCGTCGTGAAGAACCCCGTCAAGGAGGTCTTCAAGAACGACTGGCGCACCATCCTCCGCGTCATCGCGCTGCGTCTCGCCGAGTCGGGCGGGTTCTACGTCATCGTCACGTACATGCTCTCGTACCTCACGACCGGCGACGAGCCGATCACCGATCGGGCGACCGCGCTCTCGGGCCTCATCATCGCGGCCGCGCTCGGTCTGTTCACCACGATCCTGTTCGGCGCGCTCTCCGACCGCGTCGGCCGTAGGCCGGTGTACTTCATGGGCACGATCCTGCTGATCGCGTTCGCGTTCCCGATGTTCCTGCTCGTCAACACCGGCCTGCCATACCTGATCGTGTTCGTCTACATCATCGCGATGTCGATCATCCACGACATGCTGGCCGGCACCCAGGGCGCCTGGTTCTCGGAGCTCTTCAACACCAACACGCGCTCCTCGGGCGCGTCCATCGGCTACCAGTTCTCGGCCGCCATCTCGGGCTTCATCCCGATGATCGCGACCGCCGTGGCGATCCCGCTCGGCTGGGGCGGCGTCGCGTGGGTCTACCTCGCCTGCGGTGTGCTCGGCCTCGTCGGAACCCTCGTCACGCGTGAGACCTGGGGCAAGAAGGAGAAGGCCGCGGTCGACGCCGTGATCGCCAAGCAGGACGCCTGACGTGGCGCGGGGCGGCTGCCTGCCGTGTGCCGGCAGCCGCCCCGCGGCATCCGCTTCATCGCGCTCACGACCGCACCCGTTCCCGACCCGCGCACTGCGCCTCAGGAGGACCCCATGAAGACCGTCGTCCTCGACGATGACCCCACCGGCACCCAGTCCGCGACCGGCGTCCGCGTGCTCCTCGAGAGTGATGCCGGCCTCCTCGAGCGCGCGCTCCGCGCGGTCGACAGCGTCTACGTGCAGACCAACAGCCGCGCGATCGACGAGGCGGCTGCGGTCGACCTCGTGAGCCGCGTCCGCGCCGACGCCCTGGCCGCGGCCGAGCGCCTCGGTGAGCCCGTGCAGTTCGTCCTCCGCGGCGA is a genomic window of Agromyces protaetiae containing:
- a CDS encoding MFS transporter is translated as MTTMTTTPSPSARAKDGSPDKLKTAIGSAVGTTIENYDFLAYGTAAALYFNEVFFHSEDPVVGLLLGFGTFGIGFAMRPLGGVIGGYLGDKIGRKPVLVGALLLMGISTVLIGVLPTYAQVGILAPILLTLIRIIQGIAFGAEWGGAILMTFEHAPWKKRGKYTAIPQAGVPLGLLLANLVFLWSTTFDNELAWRLPFLFSAVLIIAGLIIRSKVSESPEFEDTKTAGLVVKNPVKEVFKNDWRTILRVIALRLAESGGFYVIVTYMLSYLTTGDEPITDRATALSGLIIAAALGLFTTILFGALSDRVGRRPVYFMGTILLIAFAFPMFLLVNTGLPYLIVFVYIIAMSIIHDMLAGTQGAWFSELFNTNTRSSGASIGYQFSAAISGFIPMIATAVAIPLGWGGVAWVYLACGVLGLVGTLVTRETWGKKEKAAVDAVIAKQDA